The genomic DNA tatGAGAACATGTAAACTGTACCTAatgtgagtaaatgtacttcctCTGACCTGTGTTGTTCTAAGGGCCGCTCTATAAGAGTGTGTGAACACGGCAGACTGGACCCCAAACTGTACATGCAGATGGACTCTGCactgtttctctgcaggttcCTGACAGACGGTGTGTGACAGCGCCCTCTGGTGATCGCTCCAGGTCCTACATCCACCCAAAGACTCGTCACAGCTGTGAACTGAGAGCAGCTGCAGTTCTGGAGATATCAGAGGAGGTTCTTCTGTGAAATACATACAACGTTAAAAATGCAGAGTTTTATGCAGTTAAATCATCAGGAATAACAcggagagacaaaacagaggcGGAGTCTGACCTTCTGAAGGtcacagaggagacacaaaaCTTTACTGGGAACATGAGAggcaaaaaaaatcctgtgtttaCAGAAGATAAAATATTCTTTGCTCTAGAATAAAGTAgttaacacattttcattaaaaaactaaaattaatgATCCACCAAATAGGAGGTTTGGGCTTCCAGGCTTCCTTAAATCTTTGAATTTAATCACTGATTCTCTTTGATTAACAAGATCTGATGTCAGAACAGTTAAATAAACCGTTACAAACTCTTTGATTGAAGAACATTACAGATTCACGTACAGGCATTCAAGGTATAAAATAAGGTGGTTGTTTCCTAATGAATACAACACAAAATGGTTAAAATGACCTCAGACTTCTTTGTGTTCCATCTTCCAGCTCCATGATCCACATCACACATTCATAGTGCAGCTCTGCTGTTAGACTGGACCGTTGCCACCATGACTGGAGATAAACTCACTTTTCTTTCCCCTGCAGAAAGGTGTGTCTGAGGACGCAGATAAGGCCGAGCTTTCCTTGGCTGTCAGAGAGGAGCTGTCTGattggcagctctcctctctgagaTCAGCAGAGGACGAAGTGGCAGCTCTCGATCTCACCTTCAGTGGGACGCTGCATCGATCTGAGATCACTCACCTGTTTCTGAAACATGATGTTCCTCTGAAGCTACCAACGttttctctgcttctccaaatgTTTTCTGATACAAATGATCCAGAACAGGTACAGTCGCAATAACAGTTCAACTTCACACTTGGAAAACtgatttttcactttctttgtttgctttgttctCGACAATAACTGGATAGATTTCTGGACAACTTGTCAaagccctgctggaaaaaccagcatagaccggcaccaaaaccagcaccagaacacaacttatgctggtcttgctggtgctGGTGCATGCAGGTTTTTCCGCAGGGCTAGTGCAGACTCACACACTGTCCTACACTGCTGTTCATGTCGAGGTTGCTTCAAAAGGATTTTGACAGGCTTACATGACTATCTGATGACCCACAGAGACTTTATACCATTCATTACTGGGGTAACGGTGTAAATGATGAAcaatttaaagcaacaaaaacttGAATGTCATACAAACCATGTAAAATCAAAGATGGTGCgggatttcttcttcttcaggtgcTGCTCAGCAGCAGTGAGATCTGTGCTGCCACCTGTGGCCATAAACAGCATTACAACAATACTGCAGGATAAAATGGTGGTTTAAAGGGTACATAATTACAACTCTCCACCGCCTATATGCATAttaacatttacacacaaaacaaatacagaatcTTTCAGGTTGACCTGTGCATGTCAACAAACAAGCATCAGCATTTTATCCTAACACAAGATGCACTTTCTAatagacattaaaataaaactaattaaaaaaagactcaCTTGGAGCATCAACTTACCAGCCTGTAAAGTTAACCTCATACACGTTAACATCATGTAGCCTTGTGCAGTTCCTGAGTGACTTCAAACATGCcgttttctttaaataaatccaATCACCGCTGTACATT from Sparus aurata chromosome 11, fSpaAur1.1, whole genome shotgun sequence includes the following:
- the LOC115591681 gene encoding uncharacterized protein C1orf87-like isoform X2, yielding MAQKNTSGANPIPRLVVKIVGSKQVKQFIEEPREESGDVSKKEESHPVEAAYDGDFKKPPEKQDVMVSSSDRKVENRVDSALWAVIQQVPDRRCVTAPSGDRSRSYIHPKTRHSCELRAAAVLEISEEKGVSEDADKAELSLAVREELSDWQLSSLRSAEDEVAALDLTFSGTLHRSEITHLFLKHDVPLKLPTFSLLLQMFSDTNDPEQIHYRNLLQFVRSSAFPDELHKVSELQST